A stretch of DNA from Pseudonocardia hierapolitana:
GCCCCCGCCGTGCCGATCCCCGAGCGCACGGCGTGGCAGGAGGCGTTCCTGCTGGTCGGCGACGCGGTGAACCGCCGCGGGCGCGCCGAGGCCGAGCTCGCGGCCTTCGAGGCGCGGGTGGGGCAGGTGCGGGCACGGGTGGGGGCGGGGCCGCCGATCGCGGTCGCCCAGATCGGGTTCACTGAGGCCGGGGTGTTCCGCATGTTCGGTGACGACCGCGACTCGACCCGCATCCTGCGGTCCGTCGGCCTCACGCCCGTCGGCCCGGAGCGCAGCCAGGAGTCGCTGAGCCTGGAGCTCCTCGGGCAGGTCGGCGCGCCGTGGCTGATCGCGTACGGCTCGGGCCCGGACGGCGCCGCCCTCCTCGCCGAGGCGAAGGCCCACCCGTTGTGGAGCACGTTGCCCGCGGTGCGTGCCGGACAGGTCCTGGAGGTCGACGGCAACCGGTGGGTCGGCGCCGGGCTCCTCTGGGCCCGGGCGATCGTGGATG
This window harbors:
- a CDS encoding ABC transporter substrate-binding protein, which codes for MTTDPVLTRRRFLSGSAAAGVLALAGCAARRPGPAQATRRVAGARGPVLVPEAPSRVAALIGSCDVDVLALGITPVYAGTFAEGWVDLPGGIVTSDAVPPSVETVAATRPDLLLGWEWLADDPSWARLGALAPAVPIPERTAWQEAFLLVGDAVNRRGRAEAELAAFEARVGQVRARVGAGPPIAVAQIGFTEAGVFRMFGDDRDSTRILRSVGLTPVGPERSQESLSLELLGQVGAPWLIAYGSGPDGAALLAEAKAHPLWSTLPAVRAGQVLEVDGNRWVGAGLLWARAIVDDLERLFGGR